GTCTACGATACGCAGGAGCATCACGAGTACCAGATCACCGACGGTATGAGCGATTCCACCAATCCGGCCTTCGACAAGAACGGGAAGTACCTGTACTTCCTCGCCAGTACGAACACGGGATTCACGGCGTACACGCTCGACATGGAGTCCGACGAGCACCCGACGACCAGTTTCGTCTATGCGGTGGTTTTGCACAAAACCGATCCCTCGCCGGTCGCGCTGCAAACCGACGAAGAGCATGTCACGAGCGACGAACCCGAGGCGATGCCCGCGCCTCCGAAGACGGCAGCGCAGCCGGCCAAGCCCGAGGCGAGGCGGCCGAGGTTCACGCCGATCGATTTCGACGCGATCGATCAGCGCATCGTCGCGCTTCCGATTCCACAAGCCAATTACGCTGGGCTCGAGTCAGCCGGCCCCGATACGATTTTTCTCGCGGCCGTGCCGCTGGCCAGCGTCGTACCGCTTCCGCCGACCGCGGAAATCGTGCGCTACGACAACATCTCGCGCAAAGTCGTACCGTTTGCCAGCGGCGTTTCGGCCTTCGACGTCTCGTTCGACGGGAAGAAGATGCTGCTCGGACGAGGGATCTTTGCGCAGCAATGGGCGATCGTTCCGACGCAGGCACCGGTTCCCGCCGGGACGGGAACGCTGGCCACGAGCGCACTCGAAGTCTATTCCGTGCCGCGCGAAGAGTGGGCGCAGATGTATCGCGAGACATGGCGTATCGAGCGTGATTGGTACTACGATCCGCACTATCACGGACTCGATCTCGCCGCGGCCGAGAAGCGCTTCGCGGTGTTCGTGCCGGGCCTTGCCTCGCGATCCGATTTTACCTTGCTGACCCAAGAGATGATCAGCTATCTCTCGGTGGGCCATCTCTTCGTCCGCGCCGGGGCGCCGCCGCAGACCGATCACGTCACGGTCGGGCTCTTGGGCGCGGACTACAGCGTCGATCACGGCCGTTTCCGTTTTGCCAGGATCTACAGCGGCGAGAATTGGAATCCGACGCTCTTGGCGCCGCTCACCCAACCCGGCGTCAACGTGCACGTGGGTGAGTATCTGCTCGCGGTCAACGGTAAACCGATCTACGCCGATCGCGGGGTTTCCGCGTACTTCGAGGAAACCGCCGGCAAGCAAACCACGATCACGGTCGGCCCAAATCCCGACGGAACCGGTGCGCGCAACGTGACCGTCGTGCCGCTGGCCAACGATCACGCGCTTCGCAACCTGAATTGGATCGAAGACAATCGCCGTTTGGTCGATAAGCTCAGCGGCGGCAAACTCGGCTACGTCTATATGCCCGACACGGCGTACGGCGGGTTCACGAATTTCAACCGGTACTTCTTCGCGCAGGTGAACAAAGAGGGCATCATCCTCGACGAGCGCTACAATCACGGCGGACAAATCGCGGATTACGTGCTCGACGTGCTCAGCCGCAAGCCGCGCGCGATCATCGTCGGACGCGACGGCGAGCCGTATCTCGATCCACCGCTGGCCGTCTTCGGACCCAAGGTCATGATCATCAACGAGTACGCCGGTTCGGGCGGCGATGCGATGCCCTGGCTCTTCAAGAAGGCCGGACTCGGACCGCTGGTCGGTGTGCGCACCTGGGGCGGACTGGTCGGCATCGGCGGATATCCGGCGCTGATGGACGGCGGTTCCGTGACCGCGCCGCGGATCGCGATCGGCGGATTACACGGGCACTGGGAGGTCGAGAACCACGGCGTTTCCCCGAACGTCGAGGTGGAAGAGGATCCCAAGCTCGTGCGCGAGGGACACGACCCGCAACTCGAAGCCGCGGTCGCAACCGCGATGCGGATGCTGCGCGAGCATCCGCTGCCGCGTTACTATCCGCCTCCGTATCCCGATCATCACCCGGTTTTGCCGCCGGCGCGTTAGTCTTCGGTGGCGATGGCGCTCACGATCCAGAAATCGAACGTGAGCGACCGGTCGATGAAATAGGCTTCCGGTATCCAGAAGAAGCCGTCGTCGGCGAAGCGCTTCCCAAGTGAATTGCGCGCCAGGAATCGTTTCTTCGCGCGATCGTAGCCGACGCAGATCAGGGCGTGTCCGGTTATCGGGCGATCGCTCGGGCGCGGCAGGCGCAGCACGCCCGTGTGCGCGGCTTCGCTGAAGGTCTCCACGTACGCTTCGACGCCGAAGACGAACGGGTTTCGCTGCGCGAGGGCTGCGTAGAGATCGTCGAGATTGCGCGCGATGCGGCGGTAGGACGCGGGGCGCACGTGCGCGTGCGCGTAGCACGGGTGCGGCGGCGTCGCGAGCACGTTCGCATCGAGGTAGCGCCACATCCGTTCGGGGCACGCGCCGAAGCGCGCGGCTGCCTTGATCGCGGTGCGCAGGGTCGTACCGCAATCGGTTTGCTGCTGGCGCTTGGCTTTGCGCGCGTTGAAATACATGAAGAGGCGAGAGGGGCCCGGAATCGGCCGGCGGTCGCGGTTCGCGATCAACGTGAAGGTCGAGGCGAGCGCGTTGGCGCTGCAGCTTTGGATGTGGCGCTGCTGATAGACCTCACCGCACCAGGCCGAGAGATCGACCGCACGCGGAAGGCGCGCGATGCTTGGCCGGAACCGGCGGTCGCGTGCGTCGGGTTCGTCGCGCCGGCTGCCGGGATGAAATTTCACTCCTGCCATGAACCGCCCATTCGATATGGGTTCGCGGCAAGCCGCTACGCTGCACGTTACCAACGGCGACACGGTCGTGTATTTGTTCAAGAAGGCCGGCATCGTGGGGACGCACCTGCCGTGGCGCGATGGGCTGCACGAAGGCCCGGTGCCGGCGGTCTCCACGCTCGAGGAGCTGAGCCGAATCCGCGGGGAGTACCTGGCTTCGCGCAACTTCGGAAACCCGATCAAGCTGTTGCATGAGCTCGCGACGCGTGATGCGGTGCTGCATCGTGCCGAGGAATTCCGCGAAGTCATCCTCTGGTTCGAGCACGATCTTTACGACCAACTTCAAATGCTGCAGATTCTGGTCGAGCTGGACGCGCTTGCACTCGAACCGGGCCGGGTGAGCGTGGTGCAGAGCGACGCATATTTGGGCAGCATGACCGTCGACGAACTCCTTGCGCTCTATCCTCGCCGCCGGACCGTCACCACCGCGATCTACGATGCGGCGCACCTCGCCTGGGACGCGCTGCGCGCCGAAGATCCCGCCGGTCTGCTGCTGCAGAGCCAACGCGATGCCGCCGGGCTGCCGTTCATGCGCGCCGCGTTGCGGCGGCTGTGCGAGGAGTATCCCTGGAGCAGCGACGGGCTGTCGCGCTCGCAGCGCCAAGCCCTCGCGGCGATCGCGCAGGGACCTGCCCGTATCGACGAACTCTTCACGCGCGCACAGGCGCGCGAAGAAGCGCCGTTCTTGGGCGACCTCGCGTTCGCCGCGATCGTGCACGACTTGCAAAGCGAACCCGCGCCGCTGGCCCGGATCGAGAACGAGACCTTCGAACTGACCGCGCTTGGCCGTTCGACTCTTGCCGGCGGCGAGGACTGGCTTGCCGTACAGCCGATCGACCGCTGGATCGGCGGCGTTCACCTCACCCCGGAGCGAGCCTATCGCTGGAACGACGGGAGCGAAAGGTTTAGCAAGGGACCGGCAACGGTAGACTCGTGACATTCCGCGAGCTGATCGAGGAACTCGTCGGCGCCTGGCAAGCAAACGATGCATTGCGAGCTTGCGCGTTCTTCGCTCAAGAGGGCCTTTACCATGAATCAGGCCGCGAGCCGCTGCTCGGCCGCGATGCGATCTTGGCACACTTCGCGCGCTTTTTTCGCGACGGTCCCGCATGGCGATTCGAAATCGACGACGTGATCGTTGAAGGCGATCGCGCTGCGGTTTCGTATACGTTTGCAACCAACAACGACGGCACGTGGCGCACGCGCGCCGGGTGCGCGCTCGTTCGGCGTGAAGGCGACTCGATCGTGCAATGGCGCGAGTATCACGGGTAGATAGGAAGAACACCGGTATGATGGGCGAGCAACTCAGTATCGATATCACCACCGAGAATCACGGCGAAACCGTGATCTATCGGTTGCGTGGTTGCTTGGATTTGGCAACTTCGCCGAGCGTACGGGCCGCACTGGTCGAAGCGGCGGGTGGTGACAAGCACGATATCATCGTCGATTTGACCAAGCTCGAATATCTCGACTCGACGGGCCTTGGTGCGTTGATCGGCGGCCATCGCCGGGCGATTGAAAAAGGCGGGGCGATTCGATTGGCGGTGGGAAACGGTGCGATCGCGCGCTTGCTCACGATCACCGGTCTGATCCGCGTTTTTCCGGTCTATGCGACGCTCGAAGACGCGGTCGCGGATCGCTCGCGGCTAACGGCTACGGTGTAGAGTACGCCTCGTCGAGAAGCTCGACGATGTGCTTTACCTCGGCCCGAAGGCCTGCCTCGCGCAAACCGGCTGCGACCTGCAGTGCACACCCGGGGTTCGCGGTCGCGACGATGTCGGCACCGGTGGCTTTGATGTTGGCTGTCTTGCGCGCTTGCAAGCGCGATGCCATCTCGGGTTCGGTCAGGTTGTAAATCCCGGCGCTGCCGCAGCATAGCGCGCTCTCGGCCATCTCGATCAGGCGCAGTCCGGGAATTTTCGCGAGCAGTCTACGCGGCGCCGCACTGACCCGTTGCGCGTGCACCAGGTGACAGGGCTCTTGATAGGTCACGCGTGCGTCGATCCGTCCGCGCGGTGGCTGCAGTTCCATCGCGTCGAGGACTTCGGTGACGTCGCGCACGCGCGCCGCGAACGCTGCCGCGCGCTCGCGCCAGGCCGGGTCGTCGTGCAGGAGCCGTTCGTATTCCTTGAGCGTACTGCCGCAACCGGCAGCGTTGACGACGTACACGTCCGCGCCGCTGCGTTCGAACGCGGCGACGTTGACGCGAGCCAGCTCGCGCGCTAAGGCGTCGTCACCTGCGTGCACCGCGATCGCGCCGCAACAGCCCTGGACGCGCGGAACCACGACCGATAAGCGCGCGCGGTTTAGCATGCGAATCGTAGCCTCGTGCACGCGCGGGAAGGCGACGTGCATGACGCATCCCGCGTGCAGCATCGCCGTGCCGGCGGCGTTCGAGACGGTGTACTGTTGATCGTCCGGCACGAAAAACCGGCCGGGAATAGGCGGCGCCAGCCGTGCCAGTTCGCGTAATCCGAAAAATCCGGCCAGCGCGGAAAGACCACTATGCTGGGCGAACCGCAGCATCGACGCCGCCATGCGCAAGCGCGCGGGTCTGGCGAAGAGCCAATCGAGCAGAATCGCCCGGCTCCAGCGAACGCGCACCGGCTGGGTCGCGGCGCTTGCGTGTCGGATGCGCGCACGCATCTCTTCGAGCATCGAGCCATAGGGAACGCCCGAGGGACAGACGGCTTCGCAAGCGCGGCAGTCCAGACACTGCGACATCTGCTCGACGAAACCCGGGCTGAGCAGATCGAGTTCGCCCTCGTCGGCGGCCTTGATCAGGCTAATGCGGCCGCGAGGGCCTGACGTCTCGGTCATCGTCTCCAGATACGTCGGGCACGCCGGTAAACAAAGCCCGCACCGGACGCACGCCTCGTAGCCCGTCATCATACGGCTTCGATGCCGGCGTAGCGCGGCTGCCACATCGCGGTATGAATGGCGCTTTCGACGTCCTCCGGAACGACGCGCGCGAGTCCCTCGCGCAACGCCGCAGCAGCAACGGCGGCTGCAACGCGCGCCGAAACCTCGCGCAGGCGCTCCATCGGCGGAAGAATCGGGGCTCCCAACTGCGAGACGTCGACCATGTCGGCGATCGCAGCGGCGGCCGCGACGAACATGCCGTCGCTGATCAGCTGAGCTCGCGTTACGATCGTTCCTAAGCCCAGGCCCGGGAAGATCATGGCGTTGTTCGCTTGGGCGATTTCGTAGGTCGAACCGCCGTAGACCACGGGCGCGAACGGACTTCCGGTCGCGACCAGCGCTTTTCCGTCGCTCCACGCGATCAGGTCGGCCGGCTGCGCCTCGGCTAGTGCGGTCGGATTGGAAAGCGGCAGAATGATGGGACGAGGCGTCCCGCGCGCGAGCTGACGGACGACCGCTTCATCGAAGGCGCCGGTGACGCCGGACGCGCCGGCCAGAACCGTCGGCTCGACGCGGCGCACGACCTCGGCCAACGTAATGCCGCGTTCGGGGTCACGTTCCCAGCCTGCGACTTCGTCAGCCGGCCGCGCATACGGTCGCTGGAAGTCGCGCAGGGCGGACATGTTCTCGAGCAGCAAGCCGTCGCGGTCGACGCACCAGAAGCGGCGCGTGGCTTCCTCGCGTGAGAGTCCTTCGCCGGTCATCGCCTCCACGATGAGATCGGCGATTCCGCAACCTGCCGTGCCGGCTCCGAAAATGAGGAAGCGTTGGTCGCGTAGCCGTCCGCGCACAACCTTGAGAGCGGCTGCGACCGCGGCGAGCACGATCGATGCCGTGCCCTGGATATCGTCGTTGAACGTGCAGACCGATGAACGGTAGGCATTGAGTACGTAGCGAGCATTGCTTGCCCCGAGGTCTTCCCAATGCAGCAGGGCGTTGGGATACACGCGCAAGGCGGTCGTGACGTAAGCGTCGATGAACGCGCGGTAGCGCTCGCCGCGAACGCGGCGATTGCGATAGCCGAGATAGAGCGGATCGTCGAGCAGCGACTGCCGGTCGGTTCCGACGTCGAGCATGACCGGAATCGTGCGCGACGGATCGATGCCGGCGGCAGCGGTATACACCGCGAGTTTGCCGATGCAGATATCGATGCCGCCGACGCCCCAGTCGCCGATGCCGAGAATCGCTTCCGCGTCGGTCGCAACGATGAGATCGACATCGTCCGGTTCGTCGCCGGCTTCGTTGTTGCGCAGTGCGCTTTCGATTTCGCCGGGCCGGTCGATCGAGAGAAAGACGCCGCGCGGTCTACGGAATTGGTGGCTGTATTGCTGAATCGCAAGGCCGACGGTCGGTGTGTAGATGACGGGCAGCATCTCGGCGAGGTGCGAGGCCAAGAGATGGAAGAAGAGCGTCTCGTTGCGATCGCGCATCGCGGTCAAAAAGGTGTTCCTCGCCAGGTCATCCGCCTGTTTCACGAACAGCTCGTAGGCGCGCTCGGCCTGCTGGTCGAGCGTAAGCACGGCCGGCGGCAGCAGTCCAACCAGACCAAGCTCCTCGCGTTCCCGCTCGGTAAAGGCCGTGCCCTTGTTGATTCGCGGGGTGCGCAAGACGTCGAAGCCGCGAGCGCAGACCCGGAACGATCCGTCGTCGGCGACGCAGTAGAATTTCGACCGCCTCATGTGCCGAGCGGTTCGCCGACCGCTCCGACCTTTCCGGTAGACCGGAAGGCAGGCATGGGCGTACGTTCTCCTGCGCGAATCCCGGTTACACTCGGAGGCTCTTTTTGCGTAACGCCGTCACCTCGAAATACTTTCTCACGACCGAAGAGAAACTGAAGCATTTTATCGTCGACGTGCTCGAGCGGTCCGGCGTGGCGCGTGCTCACGCGGAAGTGACCGCCGACGTTCTGGTGGAGGCGGACCTGCGCGGCATCGAATCGCACGGCGTCGCGCGTTTGGAGTCGTATTACGTCGCGCGTATCCGCAGCGGCCATCTGAACCCGCAGCCGAACTATCGCGTCGTTCGCGAAAGCAAGACGTCGATCGTCTTCGACGCCGATAACGGCCTGGGCCATCCGGTCTCGAAGATGGCAATGGAATCGGTCATTGCCAAGGCGCAGGAATTCGGTTCAGCTTTTGGTGGGGTGCGCAACTCGAACCACTACGGCATTGCCGGATATTATGCGATGATGGCGCTCGAGCACGACATGATCGGCATGTCGGCGACGAACTCCGTCAAATACGCGGCCGCGACGTTCGGGCGTGAGGTCACGCTCGGAACCAACCCGTTTGCGTTTGCGGTGCCCGCCGGCAACGAGCCCTCGTTCGTGCTCGACTTCGCGACGACGACGGTTCCGAAGGGCAAGATCGAGGTGTACAAGCGCAAGGACAAAGAGCTGGAACCGGGATGGGCGATCGACGAGCAGGGCAATATGACTGCCGATCCCGACGAAGCGCTGCGCGGCGCGCTCTTGCCGTTGGGCGGTTTCGGCATGGAAGGCGGCGGCCACAAGGGGTACGGCTTGGGCTTGCTGGCCGACATTTTGTGCGGCGTTCTTTCCGGCGGCTGCTTCGGTCCGACGCTGCCTTTTGCCGACGAAACGAAGAAGGGCGCGATCTCGCATTGGTTCGGCGCGTTCCGCGTCGACGGATTCCGCGACGTGGCCGAGTTCAAAGAAGACATGGACGTCGAGCTGCGCTACTTCAAGGACAGCGCGGTCGCGCGCGGCGCGCAACGCATCATGGTCGCGGGAGAACCCGAGATCCTCAAAGCGGCATACCACCGGCAGTACGGCGTTCCGGTGCACGCGAAAGTCTGGGACGGGCTCAAACGCATCGCGGACGAGCTCGATCTCGACTTCAACCTCGAGAGATAACCCGGTCGGCGGAATCTAGGAGACGGCTTGCGCCGCCTGCTCGCCGGTGGGAATGAGCCCTAACTCGATACACGCGTCGCGCTCTTTGCGCAATTCCTCTTGCGTCTTCTCGAGCATCCGGCGCCCAAACGCGTCGAAATCGAATCCTTCGACGATCCGCGAGACGCCTTTTTCGGTGCGCGAGGGATATGAAAAGATCAAGCCCGGATCGATTCCGTACTCTCCGTTCGAGTAGCGCGCGACCGAGTAGACTTCACCGGCGGGCGTGTCGTGCGTGAGGCGGTAGACGCCGGTCACGGTTGCGTGCGCAGCCGAGGCTGCCGAGGATGCCAAGCGAGCCTGAATGACTTGCGTTCCACGGTTCTGCACGGTCGAGATGAACTTGTGCTCGAGCCATTCCTCGTCGTCGATGACCTCCGGAACGGGGCGCCCGCCGATTTTCGCGTGCGCGAAATCCGGGAACTGCGTTGCCGAGTGATTTCCCCAGATGATCATCTGCGAGATCTCCGAGACGTCGACGCTGGCTTTTTTCGCGAGCTGGGCGCGAGCCCGCAATTCATCGAGCGTCGTCATCGCGAAGAAGCGGTCCCTCGGTACGCTGGGCGCGTTGTTCATCGCGATCAGGCAGTTCGTGTTGCATGGGTTACCTACGACGAACACGCGCACGTCGTCGGCAGCGTTGTTCTCGATCGCGCGCCCCTGCTCGGTGAAGATCTTGCCGTTGACGCGCAGCAGCTCGGAACGCTGCATGTCACCTTTACGCGGGACGGCGCCGACGAGAATCGCCCAATCGACGTCGCGCATCATCGCGTCGGAGTTTGAGCCGTACTGGACGTTTCGCAGCAGCGGGAAGGCGCAGTCCTCGAGCTCCATCAGCGTGCCCCGAAGCGTGCCCAGGGCCTGCTCGATCTCGAGCAGGTGCAGGTCGAGCTCGATCTGGGGACCGAACATTTCACCGTTGGCGATGCGGAAGATCAGCTGGTAGCCGATCTGACCCGCGGCGCCGGTAACCGCCACCTTGAGACGTTTTTTCACGATACCTCCGCACGACCGTCGTAAGCTTTGCCCCGGGTTCTTCGCGCTGCCAGGAATTCCGTTTGGCCTTGCCCGATAAGGCTTCCATGCGCGGTCCCCACGGCCAGCCCGACCTCGAACTCGTCCACGTCAGCGTCATCTCCGCTGCCGGTGCGTATACCGTAGGCAATTCCTCCTTTTTCCGCTACATCATTCGGCTGGCCGAGATGGAGCTGCCCCTCTCGCGGGCGGATCAGGAAGCCGTCGACGTCTTGGCCGCGATTCCCCACGCGTTCGACGCCGACGACGACGTGCCGGCGCTCTCGGGAGCCGGATGGCGCATCGTGCCGGCGCAGGGCGAGCTCGACTGGCCGGTGCTCGAAGCAACGCCGCAACGGCTGCGTACCGCGCTCGAGCGTGCGCGCGCACTGCTCTGGAACAACGCGTCGCGCTTTCGCGTGAGCGCGCGCGAGATATCCGCGATCGAGGACGAACTCGATGCCGTCTACGGCGTCCTGATGCGAGCTGAGGCGGCCGGCTTCGCGGTAAACGTCTCATACGTTTCGTAACGCCCCTGCTTGGTGCGGGCGGCGAACCCATTTCGTTCGTCCGCACGCTTTACTCGCACGGGCTGCCGTTTCTGCCGCCCGGTGCGATCGATGAAACGAACAACACCTACACGCTGACGGTGTCGATCGGCGGGCGCACGCGTTCCCTGAAATTCTCGGCGGACGGGGAGAATCTCGTTGCCGAGCTGGGCGGCGGCCGTGCAAGCGCCGCGGATCTTCACGCAGCGCAGCGTATTACGCGCCGCGTCTTTCGACTCGATCAGGATCTCTCGCCGTTCTATGCGATGATCGCGAACGACCCGCGCCTGGCGTGGGCGGTCGGAGCAGGCCGCTTGATCGCCAGTCCGACCGTGTTCGAAGACGTGATCAAGACGATCTGCACGACCAACTGCGCGTGGAGCGCGACGCGCCGCATGGTGAGCGCGCTGGTCGATCTCGGCGGCGGAGCGTTTCCGGATGCGGCGCTCCTTGCCGCGACACCGGCAAAGTGGTTCGCCGGCGTCGCGCGCATGGGGTATCGCGGACCCTACGTGCGCGCGATCGCGCGCGACGTGAACGCGGGCCGTCTCGATCTCGAAGCGATGCTGCCGCACACGCTACGCGACGAAGCGCGAGAAGCCGCGGTGGAAGAAGCGCTGCTCGAGCTGCCCGGCATCGGGCCGTACGCGGCGGCGCACATCATGCAACTCCTCGGCTATCATCGTCGGTTGATCCTCGACTCGTCGACGCGGCCGAAGTATTTGCGGCTGACGAAGAAGAAGCGCGCTTCCGACAAGAGCATCGTACGCGATTTCAAACCATACGGGCCGTATGCGGGACTCGCGTTTTGGCTGTTCCTCACCCGAGACTGGGTCGAGGAGTTAC
Above is a window of Candidatus Baltobacteraceae bacterium DNA encoding:
- a CDS encoding PDZ domain-containing protein, which produces MSIARTFALAALLLGVSFVPARAADPPLLLQSPTVSRTQIAFVYGGDIWTVSRDGGAAHRVVTGFGASGSPYFSPDGSTIAFSSNYDGSTNVYTVPASGGEPTRLTYHPGLDNVIGWTPDGSKIIFVSGRNSPNDSTQPYEISKNGGIATMLPLPDATEGSFSADGTHFAYVPNNQWEPFWQGYRGGQTTPIWIARMSDSSVVPIPRNGENDRYPMWIGEKIYYVSDRSGHYTLWDYDLRTHDVKELVPNPRGFDVISASANDGEIVYSKFDSIHLYDPATGDDRKVDIRIADEMPDLRPHWVNVAGRIANAAVSPTGVRAVFEAHGDILTVPAENGSVRNITQTPGIEERDPAWSPDGKWIAYFSDASGEYTLRLKDQLGLQPERVYKLEPYPSFYYTPTWSPDSKKIAYSDKHGGLYYLDLTQAHPQPVKVAGILHEDFAPNPFEEVWSPDSRYLAYQKQLPNFLHAIDVYDTQEHHEYQITDGMSDSTNPAFDKNGKYLYFLASTNTGFTAYTLDMESDEHPTTSFVYAVVLHKTDPSPVALQTDEEHVTSDEPEAMPAPPKTAAQPAKPEARRPRFTPIDFDAIDQRIVALPIPQANYAGLESAGPDTIFLAAVPLASVVPLPPTAEIVRYDNISRKVVPFASGVSAFDVSFDGKKMLLGRGIFAQQWAIVPTQAPVPAGTGTLATSALEVYSVPREEWAQMYRETWRIERDWYYDPHYHGLDLAAAEKRFAVFVPGLASRSDFTLLTQEMISYLSVGHLFVRAGAPPQTDHVTVGLLGADYSVDHGRFRFARIYSGENWNPTLLAPLTQPGVNVHVGEYLLAVNGKPIYADRGVSAYFEETAGKQTTITVGPNPDGTGARNVTVVPLANDHALRNLNWIEDNRRLVDKLSGGKLGYVYMPDTAYGGFTNFNRYFFAQVNKEGIILDERYNHGGQIADYVLDVLSRKPRAIIVGRDGEPYLDPPLAVFGPKVMIINEYAGSGGDAMPWLFKKAGLGPLVGVRTWGGLVGIGGYPALMDGGSVTAPRIAIGGLHGHWEVENHGVSPNVEVEEDPKLVREGHDPQLEAAVATAMRMLREHPLPRYYPPPYPDHHPVLPPAR
- a CDS encoding C1 family peptidase; this translates as MAGVKFHPGSRRDEPDARDRRFRPSIARLPRAVDLSAWCGEVYQQRHIQSCSANALASTFTLIANRDRRPIPGPSRLFMYFNARKAKRQQQTDCGTTLRTAIKAAARFGACPERMWRYLDANVLATPPHPCYAHAHVRPASYRRIARNLDDLYAALAQRNPFVFGVEAYVETFSEAAHTGVLRLPRPSDRPITGHALICVGYDRAKKRFLARNSLGKRFADDGFFWIPEAYFIDRSLTFDFWIVSAIATED
- a CDS encoding nuclear transport factor 2 family protein; the encoded protein is MTFRELIEELVGAWQANDALRACAFFAQEGLYHESGREPLLGRDAILAHFARFFRDGPAWRFEIDDVIVEGDRAAVSYTFATNNDGTWRTRAGCALVRREGDSIVQWREYHG
- a CDS encoding STAS domain-containing protein, with the translated sequence MMGEQLSIDITTENHGETVIYRLRGCLDLATSPSVRAALVEAAGGDKHDIIVDLTKLEYLDSTGLGALIGGHRRAIEKGGAIRLAVGNGAIARLLTITGLIRVFPVYATLEDAVADRSRLTATV
- a CDS encoding (Fe-S)-binding protein; this encodes MMTGYEACVRCGLCLPACPTYLETMTETSGPRGRISLIKAADEGELDLLSPGFVEQMSQCLDCRACEAVCPSGVPYGSMLEEMRARIRHASAATQPVRVRWSRAILLDWLFARPARLRMAASMLRFAQHSGLSALAGFFGLRELARLAPPIPGRFFVPDDQQYTVSNAAGTAMLHAGCVMHVAFPRVHEATIRMLNRARLSVVVPRVQGCCGAIAVHAGDDALARELARVNVAAFERSGADVYVVNAAGCGSTLKEYERLLHDDPAWRERAAAFAARVRDVTEVLDAMELQPPRGRIDARVTYQEPCHLVHAQRVSAAPRRLLAKIPGLRLIEMAESALCCGSAGIYNLTEPEMASRLQARKTANIKATGADIVATANPGCALQVAAGLREAGLRAEVKHIVELLDEAYSTP
- a CDS encoding NAD-dependent malic enzyme; this translates as MRRSKFYCVADDGSFRVCARGFDVLRTPRINKGTAFTEREREELGLVGLLPPAVLTLDQQAERAYELFVKQADDLARNTFLTAMRDRNETLFFHLLASHLAEMLPVIYTPTVGLAIQQYSHQFRRPRGVFLSIDRPGEIESALRNNEAGDEPDDVDLIVATDAEAILGIGDWGVGGIDICIGKLAVYTAAAGIDPSRTIPVMLDVGTDRQSLLDDPLYLGYRNRRVRGERYRAFIDAYVTTALRVYPNALLHWEDLGASNARYVLNAYRSSVCTFNDDIQGTASIVLAAVAAALKVVRGRLRDQRFLIFGAGTAGCGIADLIVEAMTGEGLSREEATRRFWCVDRDGLLLENMSALRDFQRPYARPADEVAGWERDPERGITLAEVVRRVEPTVLAGASGVTGAFDEAVVRQLARGTPRPIILPLSNPTALAEAQPADLIAWSDGKALVATGSPFAPVVYGGSTYEIAQANNAMIFPGLGLGTIVTRAQLISDGMFVAAAAAIADMVDVSQLGAPILPPMERLREVSARVAAAVAAAALREGLARVVPEDVESAIHTAMWQPRYAGIEAV
- a CDS encoding Ldh family oxidoreductase; protein product: MRNAVTSKYFLTTEEKLKHFIVDVLERSGVARAHAEVTADVLVEADLRGIESHGVARLESYYVARIRSGHLNPQPNYRVVRESKTSIVFDADNGLGHPVSKMAMESVIAKAQEFGSAFGGVRNSNHYGIAGYYAMMALEHDMIGMSATNSVKYAAATFGREVTLGTNPFAFAVPAGNEPSFVLDFATTTVPKGKIEVYKRKDKELEPGWAIDEQGNMTADPDEALRGALLPLGGFGMEGGGHKGYGLGLLADILCGVLSGGCFGPTLPFADETKKGAISHWFGAFRVDGFRDVAEFKEDMDVELRYFKDSAVARGAQRIMVAGEPEILKAAYHRQYGVPVHAKVWDGLKRIADELDLDFNLER
- a CDS encoding malate dehydrogenase produces the protein MKKRLKVAVTGAAGQIGYQLIFRIANGEMFGPQIELDLHLLEIEQALGTLRGTLMELEDCAFPLLRNVQYGSNSDAMMRDVDWAILVGAVPRKGDMQRSELLRVNGKIFTEQGRAIENNAADDVRVFVVGNPCNTNCLIAMNNAPSVPRDRFFAMTTLDELRARAQLAKKASVDVSEISQMIIWGNHSATQFPDFAHAKIGGRPVPEVIDDEEWLEHKFISTVQNRGTQVIQARLASSAASAAHATVTGVYRLTHDTPAGEVYSVARYSNGEYGIDPGLIFSYPSRTEKGVSRIVEGFDFDAFGRRMLEKTQEELRKERDACIELGLIPTGEQAAQAVS